One Dermatophagoides farinae isolate YC_2012a chromosome 1, ASM2471394v1, whole genome shotgun sequence genomic region harbors:
- the LOC124492568 gene encoding putative RNA 2'-phosphotransferase produces MPINSKYISYLLRHDNRIENIVDDHGFISLDDLNRIIWNDKHELINEQQMIEITEDPTTKKRFEYEYRPIVEATKNLKLYIRALNGHSFRFTYIYHVTNSHLVENILNEGLKPMARQFVHLYEQKNSVKYDGKRNTLLEIGPINEEIELFRSKNGYLMCPHIIPPK; encoded by the exons atgccAATTAATTCCAAATACATTTCCTATCTTCTTCGTCATGATAACCGAATCgaaaatattgttgatgatcatggttTTATCAGTTTAGATgatttgaatcgaataattTGGAATGATAAACATGAACTAATCAAcgaacaacaaatgattgaaattactGAAGATCCGACCACTAAAAAACGGTTCGAATATGAATATCGGCCAATTGTTGAAGCCACCAAAAACCTTAAATTATATATTCGAGCATTGAATGGacattcatttcgttttac ATATATTTATCATGTTACTAATTCACATCTAgtcgaaaatattttgaatgaagGTTTAAAACCTATGGCTCGGCAATTTGTACATTTAtatgaacagaaaaattctGTTAAATATGATGGAAAACGTAACACATTGCTTGAAATCGGTCCTATcaatgaagaaattgaacTTTTTCGTTCGAAAAATGGCTACCTAATGTGTCCACATATTATCCCTCCAAA ataa